In Cryptomeria japonica chromosome 10, Sugi_1.0, whole genome shotgun sequence, a genomic segment contains:
- the LOC131076099 gene encoding cytochrome P450 94A2, which translates to MVQYSLHCNSYEMFFLCVALIPLLFIFIAHLFRKKSGGLTLYPILGFLPTLIKNRHRFHDWVVDILLTSPSATVNYHRPVGIIGLLTADPANVEHILKTRFENYEKSPRLKFIVRDFLGSGIFNADGELWKMQRKAASYEFNTKSLRNFVVETVQSEITDRLMPILSNVSNKGVSVNLQDVLQRFAFDNICRVAFGVDPAYLHPSLSQLAFARAFDDATELSFGRIFYSVPFAWQIKKMLNIGSEKRLREAISVVDEFALGIIQSRRKEIAEIQSKKSGLLRDDLLSRFMTTFGTDVSVEIEEKAVLTNKSDLFLRDMIVNFMLAGRDTSSTSLTWFFWVLSSHPTVEQAIRCEIMEILAKRKECTNMDEEYDKWIVFSYEELRDMQYLHAVVCESLRLYPPVPINAKTAVQDDVLPDGRFVGKGWGVDYSIYAMGRMKSIWGEDCEEFKPERWLKNGEFVGENAYKFAAFNAGPRICMGKEMAFIQMKSVVASIVHSFSVKVEEGFVAMYTLDFNMRMKGGLPVILTKRCN; encoded by the coding sequence ATGGTTCAGTATAGCCTTCACTGCAATTCATACGAGATGTTCTTCCTTTGTGTTGCACTAATACCTCTCCTCTTCATCTTCATAGCGCACTTGTTCCGCAAAAAATCAGGTGGCTTGACTCTTTATCCTATACTTGGCTTTCTCCCCACCTTGATAAAAAATCGTCACAGGTTTCATGACTGGGTTGTAGACATACTCCTTACTTCTCCCTCCGCTACAGTCAATTACCACCGCCCAGTAGGAATAATAGGGCTTCTCACTGCCGACCCTGCAAATGTGGAGCACATCCTCAAAACGAGATTTGAAAACTATGAAAAATCACCCCGCTTGAAGTTTATTGTGCGGGATTTCTTGGGCAGCGGAATCTTCAATGCGGACGGAGAGCTGTGGAAGATGCAGAGGAAGGCCGCCAGCTATGAATTCAATACAAAGTCACTCAGAAATTTCGTCGTCGAGACGGTGCAGTCGGAGATTACAGATCGCCTCATGCCCATCCTTTCCAATGTCTCCAACAAAGGAGTGTCTGTAAATTTGCAGGATGTTCTGCAGAGATTTGCCTTTGATAATATTTGCAGAGTTGCCTTCGGAGTGGATCCTGCGTATCTACATCCTTCTCTTTCTCAGCTCGCCTTTGCCCGAGCTTTTGACGATGCAACGGAATTAAGCTTTGGGAGGATCTTTTACAGCGTGCCCTTTGCCTGGCAAATTAAAAAGATGCTCAATATTGGCTCTGAAAAGCGTCTGCGAGAAGCGATTAGTGTGGTGGACGAATTTGCACTGGGTATTATTCAATCCAGAAGGAAGGAGATTGCGGAGATTCAAAGTAAGAAAAGTGGTCTGCTCAGAGATGACCTTCTTTCCAGATTCATGACAACCTTTGGAACGGATGTTTCAGTTGAGATTGAAGAGAAAGCTGTCCTGACTAACAAATCTGATTTGTTTCTGAGAGATATGATTGTTAATTTTATGTTGGCAGGCAGAGATACATCATCTACTTCTCTGACTTGGTTCTTCTGGGTGTTGTCTTCTCATCCCACAGTGGAACAAGCCATTCGCTGTGAAATTATGGAGATCTTAGCAAAAAGAAAAGAGTGCACTAACATGGACGAAGAATATGATAAGTGGATTGTTTTTAGCTACGAAGAATTGAGAGATATGCAATACTTGCATGCAGTTGTGTGTGAGTCTCTGCGCTTGTATCCTCCTGTGCCCATCAATGCCAAAACTGCTGTCCAAGATGATGTTTTACCAGACGGTCGATTTGTGGGTAAAGGATGGGGTGTTGACTACAGTATATACGCAATGGGAAGGATGAAAAGCATTTGGGGTGAGGACTGCGAGGAGTTTAAGCCGGAAAGATGGTTGAAAAATGGGGAATTTGTGGGAGAAAATGCTTACAAGTTTGCAGCCTTCAACGCTGGGCCTCGGATATGTATGGGAAAAGAGATGGCGTTTATTCAGATGAAATCAGTCGTGGCTTCTATTGTCCATAGCTTTAGTGTGAAGGTGGAAGAAGGATTTGTTGCGATGTACACACTTGACTTCAATATGCGCATGAAAGGAGGACTACCAGTAATCCTTACAAAAAGATGTAATTAA